One genomic region from Vitis riparia cultivar Riparia Gloire de Montpellier isolate 1030 chromosome 17, EGFV_Vit.rip_1.0, whole genome shotgun sequence encodes:
- the LOC117904731 gene encoding LRR receptor-like serine/threonine-protein kinase, translating to MPVNPWTLFSFLIFSFSFLILFPLMASAINQQGQALLWWKGSLKEAPEALSNWDQSNETPCGWFGISCNSDNLVVELNLRYVDLFGPLPSNFSSLTSLNKLVLTGTNLTGSIPKEIGVLQDLNYLDLSDNALTGEIPSEVCSLLKLQQLYLNSNWLEGSIPVQLGNLTSLTWLILYDNQLSGAIPSSIGNLKKLEVIRAGGNKNLEGPLPQEIGNCTNLAMIGLAETSMSGFLPPSLGRLKKLQTLAIYTALLSGPIPPELGDCTELQNIYLYENALTGSIPARLGSLRNLQNLLLWQNNLVGTIPPELGNCKQLVVIDISMNSISGRVPQTFGNLSFLQELQLSVNQISGQIPAQIGNCLGLTHIELDNNKITGTIPSSIGSLVNLTLLYLWQNMLEGNIPESISNCRSLEAVDFSENSLTGPIPKGIFQLKKLNKLLLLSNNLAGEIPPEIGECSSLIRLRASDNKLAGSIPPQIGNLKNLNFLDLALNRLTGVIPHEISGCQNLTFLDLHSNSIAGNLPENLNQLVSLQFVDVSDNLIEGTLSPSLGSLSSLTKLILRKNRLSGPIPSELNSCAKLVLLDLSSNDLTGKIPSSVGEIPALEIALNLSWNKLSGKIPSEFTDLDKLGILDLSHNQLSGDLQPLFDLQNLVVLNISYNNFSGRVPDTPFFSKLPLSVLAGNPALCLSGDQCAADKRGGAARHAAAARVAMVVLLCAACALLLAALYIILGNKMNPRGPGGPHQCDGDSDVEMAPPWELTLYQKLDLSIADVVCCLTVANIIGRGRSGVVYRANTPSGLTIAVKRFRSSEKFSAAAFSSEIATLARIRHRNIVRLLGWAANRKTKLLFYDYLPSGTLGTLLHECNSAIVEWESRFNIALGVAEGLAYLHHDCVPPIIHRDVKAHNILLGDRYEACLADFGLARLVEDDDGNGSFSANPQFAGSYGYIAPEYACMLKITEKSDVYSFGVVLLEIITGKKPVDPSFPDGQHVIQWVREQLKSKRDPVQILDPKLQGHPDTQIQEMLQALGISLLCTSNRAEDRPTMKDVAVLLREIRNEPSTGTEPHKPNSNGSKKPEAPSYSSQLLLLQGSSQCSLAYSSSSAGYNVNNDASV from the exons ATGCCTGTTAATCCATGGACCCTCTTCTCCTTCCTAAtcttctctttttcatttttaattctcTTCCCCCTCATGGCTTCCGCCATCAACCAACAAGGCCAAGCTCTACTTTGGTGGAAGGGGAGCTTGAAGGAAGCGCCAGAGGCCTTAAGCAACTGGGACCAGAGCAATGAGACTCCATGTGGGTGGTTTGGGATCTCTTGCAACTCAGACAATCTAGTGGTGGAACTCAATTTGAGGTATGTCGATTTGTTTGGGCCGCTTCCCTCTAATTTCAGTTCATTGACGTCCTTGAACAAGCTAGTCTTAACTGGAACCAACCTCACTGGTTCCATCCCAAAAGAGATCGGTGTTCTTCAAGATTTGAATTATCTAGACTTGAGCGACAATGCCTTAACTGGTGAAATCCCAAGTGAGGTTTGCAGCTTGCTCAAGCTCCAACAGCTCTACCTCAATTCAAACTGGCTTGAGGGATCTATCCCAGTCCAACTCGGGAACCTCACTAGTTTGACTTGGCTAATTCTATACGACAACCAACTGAGCGGTGCAATTCCAAGTAGCATAGGGAACTTGAAGAAGCTTGAAGTGATTCGAGCAGGCGGCAACAAGAACTTGGAAGGCCCTCTGCCTCAAGAAATCGGCAACTGCACCAATTTGGCCATGATAGGCCTTGCTGAAACAAGCATGTCAGGGTTCCTCCCTCCAAGTCTTGGTCGCCTCAAGAAGCTTCAGACACTTGCAATCTACACCGCCCTCCTGTCAGGCCCAATCCCCCCTGAGCTGGGTGACTGCACCGAGCTGCAAAACATCTACCTATACGAGAACGCGCTCACTGGATCCATCCCAGCCCGCCTAGGAAGCCTCCGGAACCTCCAGAACCTATTGCTATGGCAAAACAACCTGGTGGGCACCATTCCACCGGAGTTGGGAAACTGCAAGCAATTAGTAGTGATTGATATATCCATGAATTCCATATCCGGTAGAGTGCCTCAGACGTTTGGGAATCTAAGCTTTTTGCAGGAACTTCAACTGAGCGTGAACCAAATCTCAGGTCAGATTCCAGCGCAAATTGGGAACTGTCTCGGCCTCACCCATATCGAGCTCGACAACAACAAGATCACTGGTACAATACCTTCCTCTATCGGTAGCCTAGTGAATCTAACACTACTCTACTTGTGGCAAAATATGCTGGAAGGGAACATACCTGAATCGATTTCGAATTGCCGTAGTTTGGAAGCTGTTGATTTTTCAGAAAACAGCTTGACTGGTCCGATTCCGAAGGGGATTTTCCAGCTCAAGAAGCTTAACAAGCTATTGCTTTTATCCAACAATCTGGCCGGTGAGATACCTCCGGAGATTGGTGAGTGTTCGTCGTTGATACGGCTCCGAGCGAGCGATAACAAGCTGGCTGGATCGATCCCGCCACAGATTGGGaatttaaagaatttgaatttcttgGATCTGGCATTGAATCGCCTCACTGGTGTCATACCGCACGAGATCTCTGGTTGCCAGAATCTGACGTTCCTGGACTTGCATTCCAACTCGATTGCCGGAAACCTACCGGAGAATTTGAACCAACTGGTTTCCCTCCAGTTCGTTGATGTATCTGATAATCTGATAGAAGGGACTCTGAGTCCGAGTCTTGGATCTCTGAGTTCGCTCACCAAGCTCATTCTCCGTAAGAATCGGTTGTCCGGTCCGATTCCAAGTGAACTCAATTCGTGCGCGAAGCTGGTGTTGCTGGACCTGAGTAGCAACGATCTCACAGGTAAAATTCCATCCAGTGTGGGCGAGATTCCAGCTCTGGAGATCGCTTTGAATCTGAGCTGGAACAAACTTTCCGGCAAAATTCCGTCGGAGTTCACGGACTTGGATAAGCTCGGAATATTGGATCTCTCACACAATCAGCTCTCCGGCGACCTCCAACCCCTCTTCGACCTCCAAAACCTCGTGGTCCTCAACATCTCCTACAACAACTTCTCGGGGCGCGTGCCTGACACCCCTTTCTTCTCCAAGCTCCCACTGAGCGTCCTCGCCGGCAACCCCGCCCTCTGCCTCTCCGGCGACCAGTGCGCCGCCGACAAACGCGGTGGCGCTGCCCGCCACGCCGCGGCGGCCAGGGTGGCCATGGTGGTGCTACTATGCGCCGCCTGCGCGCTGCTCCTCGCGGCGCTCTACATCATTCTCGGGAACAAGATGAATCCACGTGGCCCCGGAGGGCCCCACCAGTGCGATGGCGACAGCGATGTGGAGATGGCCCCCCCATGGGAGTTGACACTGTACCAAAAACTGGACCTCTCTATCGCTGACGTGGTATGCTGCCTGACAGTTGCCAACATCATCGGCCGTGGCCGCTCCGGCGTCGTGTACAGAGCCAACACCCCCTCCGGCCTCACCATCGCCGTGAAAAGATTTCGCTCCAGCGAAAAATTCTCTGCAGCCGCATTCTCATCCGAAATCGCCACGCTGGCACGCATCCGCCACCGAAATATAGTCCGACTGTTGGGGTGGGCGGCCAACCGAAAGACGAAACTCCTCTTCTACGATTACTTACCAAGTGGTACATTAGGCACATTACTCCATGAATGCAACTCAGCCATAGTTGAGTGGGAGAGTCGGTTCAATATAGCCTTGGGCGTGGCGGAGGGCTTAGCCTATCTGCACCATGATTGTGTGCCACCCATCATCCACCGAGACGTCAAGGCTCACAACATTTTGTTAGGGGACCGATACGAGGCCTGCTTGGCGGACTTTGGGCTAGCCAGGTTGGTGGAGGACGACGATGGCAATGGGTCCTTCTCCGCCAACCCTCAATTCGCCGGATCCTACGGCTACATTGCACCCG AGTACGCTTGCATGTTGAAGATAACCGAAAAGAGCGATGTGTACAGCTTCGGGGTGGTTTTGCTGGAAATCATAACCGGGAAGAAGCCGGTGGACCCTTCATTCCCTGATGGGCAACATGTAATTCAGTGGGTCCGAGAGCAGCTAAAGAGCAAGAGGGACCCGGTTCAGATACTGGACCCGAAGCTCCAGGGCCACCCAGATACACAAATACAAGAAATGCTCCAAGCACTGGGGATATCCCTCCTATGCACAAGCAACCGTGCGGAAGATCGTCCTACAATGAAAGATGTTGCGGTTTTGTTAAGGGAAATACGCAACGAGCCCAGCACAGGAACTGAGCCTCATAAGCCTAATAGCAATGGATCCAAAAAGCCTGAAGCTCCATCCTACTCGTCCCAACTCTTGCTCCTCCAAGGCTCTTCCCAGTGCTCACTGGCATATTCATCTTCCTCAGCTGGTTATAATGTCAATAATGATGCTAGTGTGTGA